The following proteins come from a genomic window of Triticum aestivum cultivar Chinese Spring chromosome 6A, IWGSC CS RefSeq v2.1, whole genome shotgun sequence:
- the LOC123131069 gene encoding signal peptidase complex catalytic subunit SEC11A isoform X3: MKIRHVLTQSITFLVMVLALLVLVPEGMMLVTGVKSPAMAVLSESMEPAIKKGDMVFVHNMSNEPFREGEVVLFKVDGFEHPIVHRVIKVYEHRDTGEIRILTKGDNNSVDDRFLYASGQLWLQPHDIIGRVACYLPYAGWPSVFISEAYKVSLFPLMKDVAEWWKHYNSRSTMGNNVTAADLCGLPP, encoded by the exons TCCTTGCATTGTTGGTGCTGGTGCCCGAGGGAATGATGCTCGTGACGGGTGTCAAGTCACCGGCGATGGCGGTTTTGTCCGAAAGTATGGAGCCTGCAATTAAAAAG GGTGATATGGTGTTTGTGCACAACATGAGCAATGAACCTTTCCGCGAAGGAGAGGTCGTTCTTTTCAAAGTTGATGGCTTTGAACATCCAATTGTCCATCGTGTGATCAAG GTTTACGAGCATCGAGATACTGGAGAAATCCGAATACTCACCAAAGGAGACAACAATTCAGTGGATGACCGATTTCTCTATGCGAGCGGGCAGCTTTGGCTTCAACCGCATGACATTATTGGACGGGTTGCATG CTATCTGCCATATGCTGGATGGCCTAGTGTCTTCATCAGTGAAGCTTATAAG GTCTCTCTTTTTCCTCTTATGAAAGATGTTGCTGAATGGTGGAAGCACTACAACTCCAGAAGTACTATGGGTAACAATGTAACCGCGGCAGATTTATGTGGGTTGCCTCCATAG
- the LOC123131069 gene encoding signal peptidase complex catalytic subunit SEC11C isoform X1: MKIRHVLTQSITFLVMVLALLVLVPEGMMLVTGVKSPAMAVLSESMEPAIKKGDMVFVHNMSNEPFREGEVVLFKVDGFEHPIVHRVIKVYEHRDTGEIRILTKGDNNSVDDRFLYASGQLWLQPHDIIGRVACYLPYAGWPSVFISEAYKMLLNGGSTTTPEVLWVTM; the protein is encoded by the exons TCCTTGCATTGTTGGTGCTGGTGCCCGAGGGAATGATGCTCGTGACGGGTGTCAAGTCACCGGCGATGGCGGTTTTGTCCGAAAGTATGGAGCCTGCAATTAAAAAG GGTGATATGGTGTTTGTGCACAACATGAGCAATGAACCTTTCCGCGAAGGAGAGGTCGTTCTTTTCAAAGTTGATGGCTTTGAACATCCAATTGTCCATCGTGTGATCAAG GTTTACGAGCATCGAGATACTGGAGAAATCCGAATACTCACCAAAGGAGACAACAATTCAGTGGATGACCGATTTCTCTATGCGAGCGGGCAGCTTTGGCTTCAACCGCATGACATTATTGGACGGGTTGCATG CTATCTGCCATATGCTGGATGGCCTAGTGTCTTCATCAGTGAAGCTTATAAG ATGTTGCTGAATGGTGGAAGCACTACAACTCCAGAAGTACTATGGGTAACAATGTAA
- the LOC123131069 gene encoding signal peptidase complex catalytic subunit SEC11C isoform X2: MVLALLVLVPEGMMLVTGVKSPAMAVLSESMEPAIKKGDMVFVHNMSNEPFREGEVVLFKVDGFEHPIVHRVIKVYEHRDTGEIRILTKGDNNSVDDRFLYASGQLWLQPHDIIGRVACYLPYAGWPSVFISEAYKMLLNGGSTTTPEVLWVTM, from the exons TCCTTGCATTGTTGGTGCTGGTGCCCGAGGGAATGATGCTCGTGACGGGTGTCAAGTCACCGGCGATGGCGGTTTTGTCCGAAAGTATGGAGCCTGCAATTAAAAAG GGTGATATGGTGTTTGTGCACAACATGAGCAATGAACCTTTCCGCGAAGGAGAGGTCGTTCTTTTCAAAGTTGATGGCTTTGAACATCCAATTGTCCATCGTGTGATCAAG GTTTACGAGCATCGAGATACTGGAGAAATCCGAATACTCACCAAAGGAGACAACAATTCAGTGGATGACCGATTTCTCTATGCGAGCGGGCAGCTTTGGCTTCAACCGCATGACATTATTGGACGGGTTGCATG CTATCTGCCATATGCTGGATGGCCTAGTGTCTTCATCAGTGAAGCTTATAAG ATGTTGCTGAATGGTGGAAGCACTACAACTCCAGAAGTACTATGGGTAACAATGTAA